The following are from one region of the Candidatus Krumholzibacteriia bacterium genome:
- a CDS encoding CPBP family intramembrane metalloprotease, giving the protein MTETTTPRTPFHLTTIGVIAISMGLMVVAGLENGPAPWSPYYVVYAALATLLPLRWKTVRFGPIRAVPWWMWVFVPVVAIILQATASVIVNVVYAQIVVKLGGANRLDDPVLGVQAMFQAMYAAASMKLGLDINLVRVTYLGFLVAWAGFGEEVYFRGYVQGVLRVRKGARYAILVGALLFAVRHYMQMGLLFPKYPVFAATAWVAMAFPVGIVLGIVYEKTKSLWIPVAIHYVFNIIPFLLG; this is encoded by the coding sequence TTGACCGAAACCACGACCCCACGAACCCCGTTCCACCTGACCACCATCGGCGTCATCGCGATTTCGATGGGGCTCATGGTGGTCGCCGGGCTCGAGAACGGCCCCGCGCCGTGGTCGCCGTACTACGTGGTATACGCGGCACTTGCCACGCTGCTTCCCCTGCGCTGGAAGACGGTCCGCTTCGGCCCCATCCGCGCGGTACCGTGGTGGATGTGGGTGTTCGTGCCCGTCGTCGCCATCATTCTGCAGGCCACCGCGAGCGTGATCGTGAATGTGGTCTACGCGCAGATCGTGGTGAAGCTGGGTGGCGCCAACCGCCTGGACGACCCCGTGCTCGGCGTGCAGGCCATGTTCCAGGCCATGTACGCCGCCGCGTCGATGAAGTTGGGTCTCGACATCAACCTGGTGCGCGTGACCTACCTGGGATTCCTGGTGGCGTGGGCGGGATTCGGAGAAGAGGTGTACTTCCGCGGATACGTGCAGGGGGTCCTGCGCGTGCGCAAGGGCGCGCGCTACGCCATTCTGGTGGGGGCGCTTCTGTTTGCCGTCCGGCACTACATGCAGATGGGGCTGCTGTTCCCCAAGTACCCGGTCTTCGCCGCCACCGCCTGGGTGGCCATGGCGTTTCCGGTTGGAATCGTGCTCGGAATCGTATACGAGAAGACAAAATCGTTGTGGATTCCGGTGGCGATTCACTATGTCTTCAATATCATTCCCTTCCTTCTGGGCTGA
- a CDS encoding aromatic ring-hydroxylating dioxygenase subunit alpha yields MNIRIPNKHGAWIRDEVARFDPSVPLEAAWLPPKSWYNDARFHDLERDTVFKNNWLIAARSEQFAKAGDFVAGAIAGEPYVVARGEDGVLRAFYNVCRHHAAQVAVGAGCADSLVCPYHGWTYALDGRLLRAPELGAVKNFDRERFGLVPMHVKEWCGLVFVCMGLQPRALANDLTEVGARLGAMGIDALRFVARRKYTLACNWKVYVDNYLDGGYHVSYLHKGLAGQLDLDSYRTEIFDRYSIQSGAGAAGKKEGMPGSDFSERIGDKVLYAWIYPNLMINRYGPMMDTNWVIPRGHDETEVIFDYYFTPETASDGDFVARSLAASDVVQLEDVEICESVQKGLGSSSYDQGRYSAKLEQGEHHFHRLLAEDFQAP; encoded by the coding sequence ATGAACATCAGGATCCCCAACAAGCATGGCGCCTGGATTCGAGACGAGGTCGCGCGCTTCGATCCGTCCGTTCCGCTGGAGGCGGCGTGGCTGCCGCCCAAGTCGTGGTACAACGACGCGCGCTTCCATGACCTCGAACGCGATACGGTCTTCAAGAACAACTGGCTGATAGCGGCGCGCAGCGAACAATTCGCGAAGGCCGGCGACTTCGTGGCCGGCGCCATCGCCGGCGAACCGTACGTGGTGGCGCGCGGCGAAGACGGCGTTCTGCGCGCCTTCTATAATGTGTGTCGCCACCATGCCGCGCAGGTGGCGGTAGGCGCGGGCTGTGCGGACTCGCTGGTGTGCCCGTATCACGGCTGGACGTACGCGCTGGACGGCCGCCTGCTGCGCGCGCCCGAGCTGGGTGCGGTGAAAAACTTCGACCGCGAGCGCTTCGGGCTGGTGCCCATGCACGTCAAGGAGTGGTGCGGACTGGTGTTCGTGTGCATGGGGCTGCAGCCCCGTGCGCTAGCAAATGATCTCACCGAGGTTGGCGCGCGCCTGGGGGCCATGGGCATCGACGCGCTGCGCTTCGTGGCGCGGCGTAAATACACCCTGGCGTGCAACTGGAAGGTGTACGTGGACAACTACCTCGACGGTGGCTACCACGTTTCCTACCTGCACAAGGGACTCGCCGGGCAGCTGGATCTGGACTCGTACCGCACCGAGATCTTCGATCGCTATTCGATCCAGTCCGGCGCGGGTGCGGCTGGCAAGAAGGAAGGCATGCCAGGCAGCGACTTCTCCGAGCGCATCGGCGACAAGGTTCTCTACGCGTGGATCTATCCCAACCTGATGATCAACCGCTACGGACCCATGATGGACACCAACTGGGTGATCCCGCGCGGCCACGACGAGACCGAGGTGATCTTCGACTACTACTTCACCCCCGAGACCGCGTCGGACGGGGACTTCGTGGCCAGGAGTCTCGCGGCCAGTGATGTGGTGCAACTGGAGGACGTGGAGATCTGCGAGTCGGTGCAGAAGGGGCTGGGGTCGTCGTCGTACGACCAGGGGCGGTACTCGGCCAAGCTCGAACAGGGCGAGCACCATTTCCACCGGCTGCTCGCGGAGGACTTCCAAGCGCCGTGA
- a CDS encoding gamma-glutamyltransferase, giving the protein MSDTLETKPVKVATSRGGMVATAFSHATEAGAEMLRNAGNAVDAAVAAAFALGVCEPQASGIGGQTMMLISTGERTVALDGSSRAPSLASNDSISGDGRLVGYRATTVPSTPATLAYAQKRWGSLPLARVLEPAIRIATEGYRITDLQNRLQERELESFSRVPSGSGARYFLSGGSPWPVGALFKQPDLAETLRRLAEHGVEDFYQGEIARRIDADMRANDGLLRLDDLALIPWPVLRRTIRSHFRGFRVHTMPPPGAGRALALALNMIDQLEPNFFRHLDPARYQVLAEVFRKAMRVRNDSPFDPNLYAQVDFKQMLSRKFARGSLRRILKGVDRGLLEEMQPARERSGETTHLSTIDRNGMAVSLTQSIERVYGSKAAAAGLGFLYNNYVMDFQFSDPAHPFYLRPNSVPWATVAPTILTRDEKVWMAVGSPGSERIFSTITQFLTHVIDGGMNLEDAMRAPRMHCSSGGKISMEANRFDPRIVEHLEAQGYKLDRLEDYAFYLGAIHAVTRADDGTCHGVAEARRDGSAGGPA; this is encoded by the coding sequence ATGAGCGACACCCTCGAGACGAAACCGGTGAAGGTTGCCACCTCCCGGGGCGGGATGGTGGCGACTGCCTTCAGTCACGCCACCGAGGCCGGCGCCGAGATGCTGCGGAACGCGGGCAACGCTGTTGATGCTGCGGTGGCCGCTGCGTTTGCGCTCGGCGTGTGCGAACCACAGGCCAGCGGCATCGGCGGACAGACCATGATGCTCATCAGCACCGGGGAGCGTACCGTTGCTCTCGACGGCTCCTCGCGGGCGCCGTCGCTCGCGAGCAACGACTCCATCAGCGGCGATGGCCGCCTGGTGGGTTACCGTGCCACCACGGTTCCGTCCACACCGGCCACGCTCGCCTATGCCCAGAAGCGTTGGGGTTCGCTGCCACTGGCGCGCGTGCTCGAACCCGCCATCCGCATCGCCACCGAAGGCTACCGCATCACCGATCTGCAGAACCGCCTGCAGGAGCGCGAGCTGGAGAGTTTCTCCAGGGTGCCGTCGGGTTCCGGCGCCCGCTATTTCCTCAGCGGCGGCAGCCCGTGGCCGGTTGGAGCGCTGTTCAAACAGCCCGACCTCGCAGAAACGTTGCGGCGGCTTGCCGAACACGGTGTGGAAGATTTCTACCAGGGGGAGATCGCACGCCGGATCGACGCCGACATGCGCGCCAACGACGGGCTGCTTCGCCTGGACGACCTTGCGCTGATTCCGTGGCCGGTGTTGCGCAGGACCATTCGCAGCCACTTCCGGGGATTCCGCGTCCACACCATGCCGCCACCGGGCGCAGGCCGGGCGCTCGCGCTTGCGCTCAACATGATCGACCAGCTCGAGCCGAATTTCTTCCGGCACCTCGACCCGGCGCGATACCAGGTGCTGGCCGAGGTGTTCAGAAAGGCGATGCGGGTTCGCAACGACAGCCCCTTCGATCCCAATTTGTACGCGCAGGTCGATTTCAAGCAGATGCTCAGCCGGAAGTTCGCGCGCGGCTCGCTGAGGCGCATCCTCAAGGGAGTGGACAGGGGCTTGCTTGAGGAGATGCAGCCCGCGCGGGAACGCAGTGGTGAAACCACGCATCTGTCCACCATCGACCGCAACGGCATGGCGGTGAGCCTCACCCAGTCCATCGAACGGGTTTACGGCAGCAAGGCCGCCGCGGCCGGGCTGGGTTTTCTCTATAACAACTACGTAATGGATTTTCAGTTCAGCGATCCGGCGCATCCCTTCTATCTGCGGCCCAACAGCGTGCCCTGGGCCACCGTTGCGCCCACCATCCTCACGCGCGATGAGAAGGTTTGGATGGCGGTGGGCAGCCCGGGAAGCGAGCGCATCTTCTCCACCATCACCCAGTTCCTGACCCACGTGATCGACGGTGGGATGAACCTGGAGGACGCCATGCGCGCCCCGCGCATGCACTGTTCGTCGGGCGGGAAGATCAGCATGGAGGCGAACCGGTTCGACCCGAGAATCGTGGAGCATCTGGAGGCGCAGGGGTACAAGCTGGATCGCCTGGAGGACTACGCGTTCTACCTGGGCGCCATCCATGCCGTGACGCGGGCTGACGACGGAACCTGCCATGGGGTCGCGGAAGCGCGTCGCGATGGCAGCGCGGGCGGGCCGGCGTAG
- the thiL gene encoding thiamine-phosphate kinase has protein sequence MPAPMTTEFELIASIRRDLGTSRVSGVVAGVGDDAAVLRTSRGQDLVVTVDAMVEGRHFKRAWLTWTQLGARLAAINLSDIAAMGAMPRFALVSLAVPKNVSVRAVREIERGASRHLARYGAVVVGGNLSGTRGPLVCDLTLIGTCRRGAAWTRRARAGDAVVVAGELGAAAAGARLLKSRARASGGEPLIRAWKRPVPRLDVGAALRGVRSIHGAIDVSDGFSSDLIHMCIAGGTGCDVTGPAIPVSRAVAAFCRRRGLDPVRWAMDAGEDYALVLSVAPQRAREVCRRIERAGVRASLVGRFTRARGVHRVIDGEGRARRFRPGGWDHMRR, from the coding sequence ATGCCCGCGCCCATGACCACGGAGTTCGAACTCATCGCATCCATCCGAAGAGACCTCGGCACCAGCCGTGTGAGCGGCGTCGTTGCCGGCGTCGGTGACGACGCGGCCGTGCTGCGCACGTCTCGCGGCCAGGACCTGGTGGTGACCGTCGATGCCATGGTCGAGGGGCGCCACTTCAAACGCGCCTGGCTCACGTGGACACAGCTCGGTGCGCGGCTGGCCGCCATCAACCTCAGTGACATCGCCGCGATGGGCGCGATGCCGCGTTTCGCGCTGGTCTCGCTGGCCGTTCCGAAGAATGTCTCCGTGCGGGCGGTGCGCGAAATCGAGCGCGGGGCATCGCGCCACCTGGCGCGGTACGGCGCCGTGGTGGTGGGGGGAAACCTCTCCGGTACGCGTGGCCCGCTGGTGTGCGATTTGACGCTGATCGGAACCTGCCGGCGAGGTGCCGCGTGGACGCGGCGTGCGCGCGCGGGCGATGCCGTCGTCGTGGCTGGCGAACTGGGCGCGGCCGCCGCCGGGGCACGGCTGTTGAAATCGCGGGCGCGTGCGAGCGGCGGCGAGCCGCTCATCCGTGCCTGGAAGCGGCCGGTTCCACGCCTGGACGTGGGTGCGGCGCTGCGCGGCGTGCGCAGCATCCACGGCGCCATCGACGTGAGCGACGGGTTTTCCAGCGATCTTATCCACATGTGCATTGCCGGAGGTACCGGCTGCGACGTCACCGGTCCGGCGATCCCGGTGTCGCGTGCCGTGGCGGCGTTCTGCCGCCGTCGCGGCCTGGACCCGGTGCGCTGGGCGATGGACGCGGGCGAGGACTACGCGCTGGTGCTTTCCGTGGCACCGCAACGCGCGCGCGAGGTTTGCCGTAGAATCGAGCGCGCCGGGGTACGGGCCTCCCTGGTGGGCCGCTTTACGCGTGCGCGGGGTGTCCACCGCGTCATTGACGGCGAGGGACGCGCGCGGCGTTTTCGTCCCGGCGGCTGGGACCACATGAGGAGGTAG
- a CDS encoding YbaY family lipoprotein, with product MIRRILGAGALVVLTGCGGNDSGGGAARTAHVTGTVTYLQSTPLPPDAEVHAVLQDISVPGAPARTIAATSIVTDGQQVPIPFSIAYDPAEVDESRTYSVHAEIHIGGQTRFITTQAYPVITREAPSKVDVTVMALAPPPPAPALVGTYWKLVSVAGKGVIPVQDARREPHLTLLPEENRAIATGGCNQMTGTYTMMESGVTFSPFMSTKMACPDVMDQERALGEALAATRGYRIDGMTLELTDAKHAVLARFEAAQHEE from the coding sequence ATGATTCGACGGATACTTGGTGCGGGAGCGCTCGTCGTACTGACAGGTTGTGGTGGCAACGACAGCGGCGGTGGCGCCGCAAGAACAGCGCACGTCACCGGCACGGTGACGTATCTGCAGAGCACGCCACTCCCGCCGGACGCCGAGGTGCACGCGGTACTCCAGGACATTTCGGTACCGGGCGCACCCGCGCGCACCATCGCCGCCACCAGCATTGTCACCGACGGCCAGCAGGTGCCGATTCCGTTCTCCATCGCCTACGACCCGGCGGAGGTCGACGAGTCGCGCACCTACTCGGTGCACGCCGAGATCCACATTGGCGGACAGACGCGCTTCATCACCACGCAGGCCTACCCGGTGATCACGCGCGAGGCACCGAGCAAAGTCGATGTCACCGTCATGGCGCTGGCGCCCCCGCCGCCGGCACCGGCCCTGGTGGGGACGTACTGGAAGCTGGTGTCGGTGGCTGGCAAGGGCGTCATCCCGGTGCAGGACGCGCGCCGCGAGCCCCACCTCACGCTGCTTCCGGAAGAGAATCGCGCCATCGCCACCGGCGGCTGCAACCAGATGACGGGGACGTACACCATGATGGAAAGCGGTGTGACCTTTTCGCCGTTCATGTCCACGAAGATGGCGTGCCCGGATGTGATGGACCAGGAGCGCGCGCTCGGCGAGGCGCTGGCTGCCACGCGCGGCTACCGCATCGATGGGATGACGCTCGAACTCACGGATGCGAAGCATGCGGTGCTCGCGCGCTTCGAGGCCGCACAACACGAGGAGTAG
- a CDS encoding M20/M25/M40 family metallo-hydrolase — MKVAVIYNKKAINPADVINIFGAPNKETYNPKTVERVAAALEQGGHNVRVIEGKIDVAEELQNFMPRVIAGERPGMVFNMAYGIQGQSRYTHLPAMLEMLGVPYVGSGPQAHAVALDKIMTKIVLRQNGLPTPDFWFFSNADEDMAGVTYPVIVKPKMEAVSMGMRVVDNIDDLRDAVREVVENFHQQALVERFISGREFAVGLLGNGADLEVFPIVEFDLGDPDAIQSHADKMKKPVEKLCPARVPGNLAQEMTRLARDSFRVLGVHDFARIDLRMDDDGRLYILELNSMASLGQTGSYVHAAHVAGYTYETLVNRMLDVAAVRYFGKNVADQADDTAAVTQPEEAQPLRVRLRSYLRSNLTTMIDYLDEMVRTNSYVYNTEGVNSLGNWISARLTRLGLSRQVFPQTEVGNILYFTNHTDDENDILVLGHLDTFYNYQDHVPFREQRGCCYGSGVAESKGGLAVMVCALQALRFARRLRGVRCGVLLITDDTLGGRYSRKLVAELSGQSKCVVGLKYGGKAGGIVTSCGGRMDFHVEMANIKDPETMAAQNIITAVAQKVLAWQKLTSEEKGTIVNPTRLEARSLYGIAPDVATVLLDAHFKEKEHGEELEAEIRKIARKGSSGKLQVRLRRGVYRPPLPRREANDDFLARVESIAQRLETRVAPIYRTISSAACYVPDNVPVLEGLGPAGGNSRSPNEFVYRDSLIDRATLLALLIRECGKAERKKNRDVPRAEAS, encoded by the coding sequence ATGAAAGTTGCCGTCATTTATAACAAGAAGGCCATCAATCCGGCCGATGTCATCAATATCTTCGGTGCTCCCAACAAGGAGACCTACAACCCCAAGACCGTCGAGCGCGTGGCTGCGGCCCTCGAACAGGGCGGGCACAACGTGCGCGTTATCGAGGGCAAGATCGACGTCGCGGAGGAACTGCAAAACTTCATGCCGCGCGTCATCGCCGGAGAGAGGCCGGGCATGGTGTTCAACATGGCCTACGGCATCCAGGGGCAGAGCCGCTACACGCACCTGCCGGCCATGCTGGAGATGCTCGGCGTCCCCTACGTCGGGTCCGGCCCGCAGGCACACGCGGTGGCGCTGGACAAGATCATGACCAAGATCGTGCTGCGGCAGAACGGTTTGCCCACGCCCGATTTCTGGTTCTTCTCCAATGCCGACGAAGACATGGCCGGCGTCACCTACCCCGTCATCGTGAAGCCCAAAATGGAGGCGGTTTCCATGGGCATGCGAGTGGTCGACAATATCGATGATCTGCGCGACGCGGTGAGGGAGGTGGTGGAAAACTTCCACCAGCAGGCGCTGGTGGAGCGGTTCATCTCCGGGCGCGAGTTTGCGGTGGGTCTGCTGGGGAACGGCGCGGACCTGGAAGTGTTTCCCATTGTGGAATTCGATCTGGGCGATCCGGACGCCATCCAGAGCCACGCGGACAAGATGAAGAAGCCGGTGGAGAAGCTGTGCCCGGCACGGGTGCCCGGCAACCTTGCCCAGGAGATGACGCGGCTGGCGCGCGATTCGTTCCGCGTGCTGGGCGTCCACGATTTTGCGCGCATCGACCTGCGCATGGACGACGACGGAAGGCTCTACATCCTGGAACTGAACTCGATGGCCAGCCTGGGGCAGACCGGTTCCTACGTGCATGCCGCGCATGTTGCCGGGTACACCTACGAAACGCTGGTCAACCGCATGCTGGACGTCGCGGCGGTGAGGTACTTCGGGAAGAACGTTGCTGACCAGGCGGACGACACGGCGGCGGTGACGCAGCCCGAAGAGGCACAGCCGCTGCGCGTGCGGCTGCGAAGCTACCTGCGCAGCAATCTCACCACCATGATCGACTACCTCGACGAAATGGTTCGTACCAACAGCTACGTGTACAACACCGAGGGTGTGAACTCGCTGGGGAACTGGATTTCAGCGCGACTCACCCGCCTGGGCCTGAGCCGCCAGGTATTTCCGCAGACCGAGGTTGGCAACATTCTCTACTTCACCAATCACACCGACGACGAAAACGATATCCTCGTTCTTGGCCACCTGGACACGTTCTACAACTACCAGGACCACGTGCCCTTCCGCGAGCAGCGCGGTTGTTGTTACGGCTCGGGCGTGGCCGAGAGCAAGGGCGGGCTGGCGGTCATGGTTTGTGCGTTGCAGGCCTTGCGCTTCGCACGGCGTCTGCGCGGCGTGCGGTGCGGTGTCCTGCTCATCACCGACGACACGCTCGGCGGCCGCTATTCACGCAAACTCGTGGCCGAGCTCTCCGGTCAGTCGAAGTGTGTGGTGGGCCTCAAGTACGGCGGCAAGGCGGGCGGCATCGTGACATCGTGCGGCGGCCGCATGGATTTTCACGTGGAGATGGCGAACATCAAGGATCCGGAGACCATGGCCGCGCAGAACATCATCACCGCAGTGGCGCAGAAGGTTCTTGCCTGGCAGAAGCTGACATCCGAAGAAAAGGGCACCATCGTCAATCCCACCCGTCTCGAAGCGCGTTCCCTGTACGGAATTGCACCGGATGTAGCCACCGTACTGCTCGACGCACACTTCAAAGAGAAGGAGCACGGCGAGGAACTGGAAGCGGAGATTCGCAAGATCGCCCGCAAGGGATCCTCCGGAAAACTGCAGGTACGCTTGCGCCGTGGTGTATATCGTCCGCCACTGCCCCGTCGCGAGGCGAACGACGATTTCCTCGCGCGGGTGGAATCGATCGCGCAGCGCCTGGAGACGCGCGTGGCCCCGATCTACCGCACCATCTCGTCGGCAGCCTGTTACGTGCCGGACAATGTGCCGGTGCTGGAGGGGCTGGGGCCGGCGGGCGGAAACTCGCGGTCGCCCAATGAATTCGTATATCGCGACAGCCTGATCGACCGAGCCACGCTCCTCGCGCTCCTCATCCGCGAGTGCGGGAAGGCGGAGCGAAAGAAGAATCGCGACGTGCCCCGCGCGGAGGCGTCGTAA
- a CDS encoding Rrf2 family transcriptional regulator — MRTDYGLIALKHIASLPDGNLANAREIASHFNLPPNLLAKILQNLSQSGIIEAQKGSGGGYRMARLPADITLADVFESIEGPVHMVMCTSNDGCCSIEERCTVKNGLTSLEQKFYEFFETVTLADV; from the coding sequence ATGAGAACCGACTACGGGTTGATCGCGCTCAAGCACATCGCGTCGCTGCCCGACGGCAATCTCGCCAACGCGCGCGAGATTGCGTCGCATTTCAACCTTCCGCCCAACCTGCTCGCCAAGATTCTGCAGAATCTCTCGCAGAGCGGGATCATCGAGGCACAGAAGGGCAGCGGAGGTGGCTACCGCATGGCCCGGCTTCCGGCCGACATCACCCTGGCGGATGTGTTCGAGTCCATCGAGGGCCCGGTGCACATGGTCATGTGCACCAGCAACGACGGCTGCTGTTCCATCGAGGAACGCTGCACGGTCAAGAACGGCCTCACCAGCCTCGAGCAGAAGTTCTACGAATTCTTCGAAACGGTCACCCTGGCCGATGTCTGA
- a CDS encoding HDIG domain-containing protein, whose amino-acid sequence MKKEIAAAIPELSMIEDTPLRDKVVAVWAEALETGGYTIDELNKVPFTLLSDQVSVTFLEHVRAVCQMCVAMAGVVSGSYGKRIPIDRDVLVAGALLADIGKMIEFEKRPDGTYRKGHRGEMLRHPFTGVALAFKHGMPYEVMHIIAVHSKEGEFVRRSPEAIIYHHAEFADFELAR is encoded by the coding sequence ATGAAGAAGGAAATCGCGGCCGCCATTCCCGAGCTATCCATGATCGAGGACACGCCGCTGCGCGACAAGGTCGTTGCGGTGTGGGCGGAGGCGCTCGAGACGGGGGGCTACACCATCGACGAACTGAACAAGGTGCCGTTCACCCTGCTCTCGGACCAGGTGAGCGTGACGTTCCTGGAGCACGTGCGCGCGGTGTGTCAGATGTGCGTGGCCATGGCGGGCGTGGTGTCGGGATCGTACGGCAAGCGCATCCCCATCGACCGTGACGTGCTGGTGGCGGGTGCCCTGCTTGCCGACATCGGCAAGATGATCGAGTTTGAAAAGCGTCCCGACGGAACCTATCGCAAGGGACACAGGGGCGAAATGCTGCGTCACCCGTTCACGGGTGTGGCGCTCGCGTTCAAGCACGGGATGCCCTACGAGGTGATGCACATCATCGCGGTGCACTCCAAGGAAGGCGAGTTCGTGCGACGCAGCCCCGAGGCTATCATCTACCACCACGCCGAATTCGCGGACTTCGAACTGGCCCGCTGA
- a CDS encoding META domain-containing protein, whose product MKASPSLFVLAGLVLVACASESHDNPPRAAGGGVRSDIPSQAVMVGLYAYMADAASFTRCSTGTRYPVAMEGDHAALERAYLATPHEPGAPVLVTVQGRYESRPAMEGGPREHLIVDRFDGIWPDETCEKSGIDTPIRNTYWKLVELSGKTVRTQPDQREVHILLRTDTAEARGFAGCNSFNGGFVLEGTTLRFTEFAATQAACPYLEEETAFFAALGAVTSYRILGETLLLMSDSTPVARLRAVYF is encoded by the coding sequence ATGAAGGCCAGCCCGTCCCTATTCGTGCTCGCCGGCCTCGTCCTGGTCGCGTGCGCAAGCGAGTCCCATGACAACCCGCCCCGGGCCGCCGGCGGCGGCGTGAGATCGGACATTCCCTCGCAGGCAGTGATGGTGGGTCTGTACGCGTACATGGCGGACGCGGCTTCGTTTACGCGCTGCAGCACGGGCACGCGGTATCCCGTCGCCATGGAGGGCGATCACGCCGCGCTGGAACGGGCCTACCTCGCCACTCCCCACGAACCCGGCGCCCCCGTCCTGGTGACGGTGCAGGGGCGATATGAATCGCGCCCGGCCATGGAAGGCGGGCCGCGCGAGCACCTCATTGTGGATCGCTTCGACGGTATCTGGCCGGACGAGACGTGCGAGAAGTCCGGTATCGACACCCCGATACGCAACACGTACTGGAAACTGGTGGAGTTGAGCGGCAAGACGGTGAGGACGCAGCCGGATCAGCGCGAAGTCCACATCCTCCTGCGCACCGACACGGCGGAAGCGCGCGGATTCGCGGGCTGCAATTCGTTCAACGGCGGTTTCGTCCTGGAAGGAACGACGCTCCGGTTCACGGAATTCGCGGCCACACAGGCAGCCTGCCCCTATCTCGAAGAAGAGACCGCCTTCTTCGCCGCACTCGGCGCCGTTACCAGCTACCGTATTCTCGGCGAAACGCTGTTGTTGATGTCCGATTCCACACCTGTGGCGCGCCTGCGCGCGGTCTATTTCTGA
- a CDS encoding N-formylglutamate amidohydrolase — MPVLPLLLSVPHGGLNIPAEVAERSALSSTDIMDDIDLFTPELYDMGDLVQHTMVADIARPFVDLNRAPEQVPPHFPDGVIKSHTCFNVTVYKSGSQPDEAMVAHLLQTYHAPYHAEIERRLREPGVELMLDCHSMSEFPPPIAPDRDERRPQVNLGDFGARSCPRPTTETLASCVAEAFALDARDVTINSPFQGGYITRRHGGHPRPVIQLEVNRALYFDPEDPHRRDAARIERVRAQLAAALSDFCARLFR; from the coding sequence ATGCCGGTACTTCCACTGCTTCTCTCGGTGCCGCACGGCGGCTTGAACATTCCCGCTGAGGTCGCGGAGCGCAGCGCGCTGTCGTCCACAGACATCATGGACGACATCGACCTGTTCACGCCGGAACTCTACGACATGGGTGACCTGGTACAGCACACCATGGTTGCCGATATCGCCCGGCCCTTCGTGGATCTGAATCGCGCACCGGAGCAGGTACCCCCCCATTTTCCCGACGGCGTGATCAAGAGCCACACCTGCTTCAACGTCACCGTGTACAAGTCCGGGTCGCAGCCGGATGAAGCAATGGTGGCGCACCTGTTGCAGACGTATCACGCACCCTATCACGCGGAGATCGAGCGCCGGCTGCGTGAACCGGGCGTCGAACTCATGCTCGACTGCCACAGCATGTCCGAGTTTCCACCTCCGATCGCGCCCGACCGCGATGAACGCCGGCCCCAGGTGAACCTGGGAGACTTCGGCGCACGGTCGTGTCCGCGACCCACCACGGAAACGCTCGCGAGTTGCGTGGCCGAGGCATTCGCGCTCGACGCACGCGACGTCACCATCAATTCGCCCTTCCAGGGCGGGTACATCACGCGCCGTCACGGAGGACATCCGCGTCCCGTCATCCAGCTGGAAGTCAACCGGGCGCTCTACTTCGACCCTGAGGATCCCCACCGCCGCGACGCGGCCCGCATAGAGCGTGTCCGCGCGCAGCTCGCGGCGGCGCTGAGCGACTTCTGCGCACGCCTGTTTCGCTGA
- a CDS encoding cupin domain-containing protein has protein sequence MEKVNLAEKLSAFSEHWSPKIVGELNGQQVKLAKLKGEFVWHHHDAEDELFLVLKGKLDMHLDDRVVPIHEGEFFIVPRGVEHKPVAVAETHILLFEPAGTLNTGNVRNERTRDDLDRL, from the coding sequence ATGGAAAAGGTTAACCTGGCAGAGAAGCTCAGCGCGTTTTCCGAGCACTGGAGCCCCAAGATCGTGGGCGAGCTGAACGGACAGCAGGTGAAGCTGGCCAAGCTCAAGGGCGAATTCGTGTGGCATCACCACGACGCCGAGGACGAACTGTTCCTGGTGCTGAAGGGGAAGCTCGACATGCACCTGGACGACCGCGTGGTTCCAATTCACGAGGGGGAGTTCTTCATCGTGCCGCGCGGCGTGGAGCACAAGCCGGTGGCGGTGGCGGAGACGCACATCCTGCTCTTCGAGCCCGCGGGAACGCTCAATACCGGCAATGTCCGCAACGAACGAACGCGCGACGATCTCGACCGGTTGTAG